Proteins from one Sabethes cyaneus chromosome 2, idSabCyanKW18_F2, whole genome shotgun sequence genomic window:
- the LOC128734615 gene encoding bombyxin A-3 homolog, with translation MRSEAYIRIGGLVMIPLLITLLSSFMPHVDASPVPAPANGNDSELLHQMTRSRYCGRKLTETLAMLCQGRYPMMGHHRSEYLSDQPQVPVEVEVATLPENAPYGFPYSRAKGHRRVRRAGIYDECCKKSCSYNELRSYCE, from the exons ATGCGATCAGAAGCATATATTCGAATTGGGGGGTTGGTGATGATCCCCCTGCTGATTACACTGCTGTCGTCATTCATGCCCCATGTGGATGCATCACCGGTTCCCGCTCCGGCGAATGGGAATGACAGCGAGCTTCTACACCAGATGACTCGGTCTCGGTATTGCGGTCGCAAGTTAACAGAAACCCTGGCCATGCTGTGCCAAGGCCGCTATCCAATGATGGGCCACCACCGATCCG AATATCTCTCCGACCAACCGCAGGTCCCGGTGGAGGTTGAAGTGGCCACGCTTCCGGAAAACGCTCCATACGGATTTCCCTATTCGCGAGCCAAGGGCCACCGAAGGGTCCGCCGGGCGGGTATATACGACGAGTGCTGCAAGAAAAGTTGTTCGTACAACGAGCTAAGAAGTTATTGCGAATGA